One stretch of Oncorhynchus tshawytscha isolate Ot180627B linkage group LG21, Otsh_v2.0, whole genome shotgun sequence DNA includes these proteins:
- the pin4 gene encoding peptidyl-prolyl cis-trans isomerase NIMA-interacting 4 gives MPPKGKGGKEAGKGGKGGKGGAAAGGGDKEKKEEKTIKGGTSVKVRHILCEKHGKCMEAMEKLKAGVRFSEVASQYSEDKARQGGDLGWMIRGSMTGPFQDAAFALPNSTMDKPIYTDPPVKTKFGYHIIMVEGKK, from the exons ATGCCACCTAAGGGGAAAGGTGGCAAGGAGGCAGGGAAAGGTGGCAAGGGAGGGAAAG GTGGAGCTGCTGCGGGGGGTGGTGACAAAGAAAAAAAGGAAGAGAAGACGATTAAAGGAGGCACTTCTGTTAAG GTCAGACATATCCTGTGTGAAAAACATGGTAAATGTATGGAGGCGATGGAGAAACTGAAGGCTGGGGTTCGCTTCAGTGAAGTGGCCTCACAGTACAGTGAAGACAAAGCCAGACAAGGG GGTGATCTGGGCTGGATGATAAGAGGGTCTATGACCGGACCCTTCCAGGACGCTGCCTTCGCCCTACCCAACAGCACCATGGACAAACCCATTTACACAGACCCCCCCGTCAAGACCAAGTTTGGTTACCACATCATCATGGTGGAAGGGAAGAAATGA
- the LOC112236577 gene encoding long-chain-fatty-acid--CoA ligase 4, translating to MGLHQSELHSLLLLPLHLVVWLYSLLSFLPWYYFTGAGEKRTRATRVKARSTSGRTEGPYRCVDRFQSLATEDFPGKDTLDKLFQQAVQRFGDSDCLGTREVLSEENEPQPSGKVFKKLILGEYCWLSYQQVDSVVSYMGSGLAALGQQSKSMVAIFCETRAEWMISAQACFRYNFPLVTFYATLGEEAVAFGLNETGVTHLITSTELLETKLKGVLSQIPKLKHIISVDQRRVSTEGYPPGLAIHSMASVQELGSQPDNLARPVVSPQPSDLAVVMYTSGSTGRPKGVMVIHSNLTAGMTGQCERIPGLGPKDTYIAYLPLAHVLEMTAEISCMAYGCPIGYSSPQTLSDQSTKIKRGSRGDSSVLKPTLMAAVPEILDHINKNVMRKVGEMSCIQRTLFNLGYNYKLEQVKRGYDAPLCNVLLFSKVRRLLGGRVRLMLSGGAPLSSATQRFMNICFCCPVGQGYGLTETCGAGTITEVADNSTGRVGAPVICCEVRLRDWLEGGYTNQDKPHPRGEILIGGPNITMGYYRNESNCQDYFVDEKGQRWFCTGDIGEIHPDGCLQIVDRKKDLVKLQAGEYVSLGKVEAALKNCSLIDNICAYANSEQNYVISVVVPNQKMLTELARQRGVKGSWEEVCTHPAMEEVVLKEIKEVATSIKLQRFEIPVKVHLSPEPWTPETGLVTDAFKLKRKELKNHYLQHIERMYGRP from the exons ATGGGTCTCCACCAATCAGAGCTCCACTCcttgctcctcctccccctccacctcgtGGTGTGGCTGtactccctcctttccttcttgCCCTGGTACTACTTCACCGGGGCTGGGGAGAAGAGAACCCGGGCCACGCGGGTCAAGGCTCGCTCCACCTCCGGGCGCACCGAGGGGCCGTACCGCTGTGTAGACCGCTTCCAGAGCTTGGCCACGGAAGACTTCCCTGGGAAAGACACGCTGGACAAACTGTTCCAGCAAGCCGTACAGCGCTTTGGGGACTCTGACTGTCTAGGGACAAGAGAGGTACTGAGTGAGGAGAATGAGCCCCAGCCCAGCGGAAAGGTCTTTAAGAAG CTGATTCTGGGGGAGTACTGCTGGCTGTCCTACCAGCAGGTAGACTCTGTAGTGAGTTACATGGGCAGCGGGTTGGCAGCACTGGGCCAGCAGTCTAAGAGTATGGTTGCCATCTTCTGTGAGACGAGAGCTGAGTGGATGATCTCTGCTCAGGCCTGCTTCAGATACAACTTCCCAT TGGTGACGTTCTATgcgacactgggagaggaggcgGTGGCGTTTGGACTGAACGAGACAGGAGTCACACACCTCATCACCAGCACAGAACTACTGGAGACCAAACTGAAG GGTGTTCTCTCTCAGATCCCCAAGCTGAAACACATCATCTCTGTAGACCAGAGGAGGGTCAGTACAGAGGGATACCCGCCTGGTCTCGCCATCCACAGCATGGCATCAGTACAGGAGCTGGGGTCACAGCCTGACAACT TGGCTAGGCCGGTGGTGAGTCCTCAGCCATCAGACCTGGCTGTAGTGATGTACACCAGTGGTTCTACAGGCAGACCCAAAGGAGTCATGGTCATCCACAGCAACCTCACCGCTGGAATGACCGGACAGTGTGAACGCATCCCTGGCCTGGG gcctAAAGACACCTACATAGCCTACCTGCCTCTGGCCCATGTTTTGGAAATGACAGCAGAAATCTCTTGCATGGCATATGGCTGTCCCATCGGTTACTCCTCCCCTCAGACACTCTCTGACCAG tccactaagataaagagaggaagtagaggagaCAGTTCTGTGCTGAAACCAACTCTAATGGCTGCTGTACCG GAAATTCTGGACCACATCAATAAGAATGTGATGAGGAAGGTTGGGGAGATGAGTTGCATTCAGAGGACGCTGTTCAACCTGGGATACAACTACAAACTGGAGCAGGTCAAGAGGGGTTACGATGCTCCTCTCTGCAATGT GCTGCTGTTCAGTAAGGTGCGCAGGTTGCTGGGCGGCAGGGTGAGGCTGATGTTGTCTGGAGGGGCTCCGCTTTCCTCCGCCACACAGAGGTTTATGAACATATGTTTCTGCTGTCCTGTGGGCCAGGGGTACGGACTGACTGAAACCTGTGGAGCTGGCACCATCACCGAGG TGGCAGATAACAGCACGGGTAGAGTTGGCGCTCCTGTCATCTGCTGTGAGGTCCGACTCAgggactggctggagggaggctACACCAATCAGGACAAACCTCACCCCCGAGGGGAGATTCTGATTGGAGGGCCTAACATCACTATGGGTTACTATAGGAACGAGAGTAACTGCCAGGACTACTTTGTGGATGAGAAGGGTCAGAGGTGGTTCTGTACAGGAGACATAGGAGAGATCCACCCTGACGGATGTCTGCAGATAGTGG ATCGTAAGAAGGACCTAGTGAAGCTCCAGGCTGGGGAATACGTCTCTCTGGGGAAAGTAGAAGCTGCTCTGAAGAACTGCTCCCTCATCGACAACATCTGTGCTTACGCTAACAG TGAGCAGAACTATGTGATCAGTGTTGTGGTACCCAACCAGAAGATGTTGACTGAGCTGGCTAGACAGAGGGGAGTGAAAgggagctgggaggaggtgtgcACCCACCCTgccatggaggaggtggtgctgAAGGAGATCAAAGAGGTGGCCACTTCAA TTAAACTCCAGAGGTTTGAGATCCCAGTCAAGGTCCACCTCAGCCCAGAGCCCTGGACCCCTGAGACAGGACTGGTGACTGATGCCTTCAAGCTGAAGAGAAAAGAGTTAAAGAACCACTATCTCCAACACATAGAGAGGATGTATGGGAGACCATAA